CCCCCACACACCCCTCCCCCCACAATTCCAGCCAAATCCAATACCTTCCCTTTCCAAGGAACCCCCgggaaaggagaaaaaaaataaaaaaaggccCGGGGAGGGTGTTGGGGGGAGGACTCTTCTCCTTCCAATCCCCTAGAAATTTCTAGACATGAGTAGGGCCAGCAGATGCAACAGCATTAACAACAGCACAGTGACAAAACTGCATatgttattttaaataaaaagacaaGAGGCATATGGACCCTGTATGCTTATTAGTTGGAAATCGGACGAAGGATTCCCAAATAATATAACATCGACCTGAACATAAATCTAAGAATTCACGCCTAACGTACCATATATAGAAACCGAGCATACTGAGCAAACAACACTGGcaatgtttgtgaatgttccTTTCCCTTTTCAATAGCAATTGCCTGTTCATATATAGACAGTGCATCTTCCAGGTTCCCCTGAAAGAATGAGAGAATACCAAATTAAAAATACTTAAAGATACTCTAAGACCTATATCAATTTAGAGCCACATCAACTTGAACAATCATACAGATCATTACCAGTCTgcgctccatatttgcatgcTTGATAATTGCCTCAAGAAGACCAGGTGAAATTTCTGTATGGACAAGTTCATAAGCAGCTCGGGCACCAGATATATCCCCATTATGTTCCTTGAACCAAGCAGCAAAAAGGTGGATTTCTGGTTGTCTCTgaaaaaaaccataaaattGGTAACTTGTAAccataaaataagaaatccAACTGACAAGCAACAAACCAGAAAGAGATGCAAATATCAAAAGCTAATCCAAAGTCCATCCTTTTGATCCATACAATGACACTCAGTAGGACTCTGGACTATCAATAAAACCATTTTCACCTCTTTTCAGCTAAGTCGACAATTATTGCTTACCAAAAAGAACTATTTCTTTTGGTATTACATGACAGAACTTTTGCAGCAAGCAAGGATTGTCAATTTATAGCGATCATCTCTCTCTGCTATCCTATTCAAGCCAAATTCTTATAGAGTTGCTTATTTGGGCATAATCAGAGCCTATTAGagagaaatcaaaattaaaaggagTATAAGAAGCTATTGAAAATTTCTCAAAGATTCTTCTTACTGCAACTTTCTCTGCTGACAGCTAAAAAGTTAAAGACATTATTCATTTGGATATTCTACTCTCTTCACTAAGAGAGGTCAAACtactaaaattaaaagtatcaAGGATAGACAGACGAGTTCCCTCCACAAGTAATTTTGACTGATGAGAATAACGTATTTAGCAGCTCCAACATAAGTCAATCATCCTATCAATAAAGAAAAGCCAGTCTCATGCAGGAATGCTGGATGGGAATTGAAACTACTTTCATAACTTATGAAAGGGGAAAATGGAATACCTTCACAAATACTTGGGTGGCACGCACAAGTGCATTTTCGGCAAGGTCCATGCTTCCACGCATTTCCATGCATTTGACATATCTCATCCAATATTCTGGATAATTGGCACAAGCTATCAGACACCTCTCATACAGCTTCACAACCTGACATCCACAATTATGACACGTAAATTATCTTATCACGACCACCATCCTAAATGAAGGAATAACCCAAAACACGGAGGAGATATGCATAAGAAATACTCTCTTGCTGAACAGAGAGGCCCCTCTAATAGGAAAGGAGGGACCCTCCTTGCCTGACAGACAGATGGTTAGGAAGATAAGTAGATACCTGCATGCATAACATTGGAACtttaaaaaaagggggaaaactGAAAGGATCAGAAACCTATGAAGTCCATTGACAAATAAGGGCTTGAAATACTTAGCCTTTAAAGAAACCAAACTGAAGGCCCATGCTTTAGTCTCAGTTCAATATCCCGTTTTAAAAGTAGCTTCATCCAACGGTTTTAGCCAATATAGCACATCAAGCAGCAGGTATTACTAAGCGTAAGTCACTGcagaaaataatagaaaactAGAAACTACAATCCACCATGATAATCAAATGGATTATCCACCCAGATACCTTGCTGAAGTCATCCTCTTTTTCTATGAAATTGAGATAGTTATGCCAATTTTCAAGTTCTGCAGCATTGAGGGGCTTCACGTGAAAGTACGGTCTCCCAATAGCTGTTTCAAAACCAACGATCTTAGAATCGAACTCTTTAGCTTTCTTATACATCTCTTCTCTAATGGCGATATACTTCTCCAACTCCTCTGCTTCTGTTAAGCCAGCACTTACAGGTTTAGAAGACTGTTCAACAGCATCAGAAGGAACCTCTCCTTCAGTCACATTATCAGAAGCCTCTGACACTAAAGATGCTGCAGCAGCAGCTGCTTCATCAGCAGTTCTAAGTTCAGATAAAGGACGATTTGCAGCCAACTCCTTGAAGCTGCAATACCAAACATACAAGGTTCACATATCTGATGAATCTTATCTGAGCAAGCACAATTACCAATTGTTAAATTAACACTATatctaattaaattatcatCCTAGATAAATGAAGCAGAACGGATAAGCAACAGCAATATCAGCAAACTCAACATTTATGGTACAAGAAACAGAATGTATCAAGATGAGGAATCACCTGCTATAGTATTTATCAAAGTACAGAATTGGGTTCTCGAATATCCTTGTGTAGATCATAGCAAGTCGGCTCCATTCCTGGTGTTTATACTCAAATTCTATATATTCATCCCAAAGGGAGTACGACAGGTAATCAGTTCCAACATAGGCTAATCCCCGTTCAAATAACCTGGACCACCACAAGCATGAAGAAACATGAACACGAAACATGTTAACCTCTGCAAATAATAATTCTTAAGGAAAAAGCCTGTAGTACTGACACTCAAGAAATTCATTCAAACAGCATATGATGCTTCCAAGCCCTGCATTTACCTTTCCTCCAATAACCATACAATGTTGATGAAATTGAGGAGAGATAATGTCATCTTAGCCCTTAGCAGGATGAATCTTCGCAGCAGCAATTTGCATATTCACGCGCCCCAGAGTTTTGATATTTAACTCAGGACAAGCGTGGGCTActataaaaatgataatttctCAACGAGGAAATCAATGGGGTAGAGCGATGAGGGAGCGAcacaagaaaaattattttacaacTGAATTCTATTAAGGTAGTCGAAAGGTAGAGGTATGcaaatcaaaatgaaagtGTATCCCTGAAACCTTTTTCTCCATAATTGCGGTATCACTGCTCAAGCGACAGTGGACTGTCAGAGAAAAGAAACCAAGAGCCTCATCTGACTTTAAGGCAAGAAGCAATGCAAGATCAACGGAAACAAAGAAATAAGAGGAAATAATTGGGACAGTTGTTACCTTCTAATAATATCCGGATCTTCATACTTGTTAATAGCAAATCTGCAATAATGCAACCAGATGTCAACAGAATAAGTAACTGCCTGGACAGCATGCTCATAAACCTCCACCGCCTTTTCAGTTGAGCCAGGTGCCTCATGCTCCGCATACTTCTTCCAATAACCATAGCAGAGAGGAAATTCTGCCAAAAAAGCGTCATAGACCCTCCGAATTTTCAAGATGTTTCCCTGCATACAAGGTAATAATTTGCCGatgaaacagaagaaaaatacaaatacaaaTACAAATCTGTAGAAAAAGGCATGGGTAATGCACACAAACCGGGCCAGTCAACCAACAATTTCCCTTTAGAATAAGT
This portion of the Punica granatum isolate Tunisia-2019 unplaced genomic scaffold, ASM765513v2 Contig00336, whole genome shotgun sequence genome encodes:
- the LOC116190158 gene encoding pre-mRNA-processing factor 39-like (The sequence of the model RefSeq protein was modified relative to this genomic sequence to represent the inferred CDS: added 166 bases not found in genome assembly); its protein translation is MDIGLPHTIQGAGGGGYGSFANGDAVSGASHAENGTASISEGGGAAGLQLMEGGSVRAMSAEEERLWNVVGANSLDFDAWVTLIDETEKVAEGNILKIRRVYDAFLAEFPLCYGYWKKYAEHEAPGSTEKAVEVYEHAVQAVTYSVDIWLHYCRFAINKYEDPDIIRRLFERGLAYVGTDYLSYSLWDEYIEFEYKHQEWSRLAMIYTRIFENPILYFDKYYSSFKELAANRPLSELRTADEAAAAAASLVSEASDNVTEGEVPSDAVEQSSKPVSAGLTEAEELEKYIAIREEMYKKAKEFDSKIVGFETAIGRPYFHVKPLNAAELENWHNYLNFIEKEDDFSKVVKLYERCLIACANYPEYWMRYVKCMEMRGSMDLAENALVRATQVFVKRQPEIHLFAAWFKEHNGDISGARAAYELVHTEISPGLLEAIIKHANMERRLGNLEDALSIYEQAIAIEKGKEHSQTLPVLFAQYARFLYMAPGKEEKARNILMEAPEHVQLSKPFLEAMISMETMLPLPKRIEYVDTLVEKFIVPNPDNPNSASMAEREELSSILLEFLDLVGDAKFVKKAYDRHLKTFINRTSAILKKRLGEDLSSDKSKLAKADPAATSPAQSLAGAYPSAQNQWTAGYAVQPQAWPPVAPAPVQQWNPSYTQPAAAYGGYGTTYPQTSAPVPQAGTYANYQPTTYPAQVYPQQQSYAQPAAVSAPVAAAAATPQVSTVPQAYYGSYY